TTGTACTGCTCGCGCAGTTTGGCCAGGGCTTCGGACTTGGTGACATGCGCAACCCGCACGACATAGGGCGCATCCTCAAGCGTTTGCTGGACCACGGCAATCTGCTCTTCTGTGGCAGTCGGCTTAAAGTACACGGATACGTCCACTTTTGATTTGACCAGGCTGATGGCCTCATTCATGACCGCGTTTATGAACACGAGCGAGGTCACGCTGAAGAGCGTCAGCACGATGATGGTGATGGTTACCATGGAGAGCCAGATATTCCGGGCGAAATTCTGGAGCGAGAACTTGGTGATTCGGGAAAGGGAGAGAAAAAGCATGTTTGTTCGTCATTCCGAGCCTGCCGAGGAATCTAGCTAGACCCCTCGGCGTTACTCGGGGTGACGGTTATAATAGATACTTTCCGCGCTCCTTGTCGCTGATGACTACCCCGTCCTCCAAGGTGATGACGCGGCGGTGCAGGTCGTTGACGATTTCGCGGTTGTGGGTGACCAGGAGCACGGTGGTGCCGAAGTCGTTGATTTTCTTTAAAAGCTCAATGATGTCGCGGGAGTTGATGGAATCCAAATTTCCGGTGGGCTCGTCCGCAACCAGGATCTTGGGCCGGTGCGCCAGGGACCGCGCCACCACCACGCGCTGCTGCTCCCCGCCTGAAATCTGGTGCGGAAACCGGCTCATCTTGCCCTCAAGCCCCACGATGCGCAGGACCTGGGGAACAATTTCCTGTATCTTGCCCCACTCCTCGCCCCCCACTTCCAGGGCGAACGCCACGTTCTCAAACAGAGTCTTGCGCGGCAGGAGCTTGAAATCCTGGAACACCACGCCGATCTGCTTCCGCAGGATCGGGATTTCCCGCTGTTTGAT
This sequence is a window from Parcubacteria group bacterium. Protein-coding genes within it:
- the ftsE gene encoding cell division ATP-binding protein FtsE, with translation MVEFKSVSKIYPGQQTALKNISLKIEPGEFVSIVGQSGTGKTTLIKLILAEERPSKGRIVIGGWDITDIKQREIPILRKQIGVVFQDFKLLPRKTLFENVAFALEVGGEEWGKIQEIVPQVLRIVGLEGKMSRFPHQISGGEQQRVVVARSLAHRPKILVADEPTGNLDSINSRDIIELLKKINDFGTTVLLVTHNREIVNDLHRRVITLEDGVVISDKERGKYLL